In Excalfactoria chinensis isolate bCotChi1 chromosome 5, bCotChi1.hap2, whole genome shotgun sequence, a single genomic region encodes these proteins:
- the RTN4RL2 gene encoding reticulon-4 receptor-like 2: MRPPTARDLPRGGRLAALLLAALAWVPGGSPACPALCTCYVSPPTVSCQANNFSSVPAGLPPGARRLFLQNNVIRALRAGTFGPSTVTLWLYSNNISSIQPGTFRHLPALEELDLGDNPHLRVLAPDTFHGLRRLQALHLYRCQLASLPSAIFRGLHSLQYLYLQENGLLYLQDDLFADLANLSHLFLHGNRLRALSEGVFRGLPSLDRLLLHANRLATVHRRAFRGLARLTILYLFNNSLAALPGDPLAALPALQFLRLNANPWACDCRARPLWAWFRRTRVSSSPVPCASPPHRRGTDLRNLRPRDFDGCPEEDEEEHEGKDEDDSDGGGGGGGAVAVVGTPGRALGRPGTLPAAPPSAFYRDGLPPHDLRGSQPRPPPPSRDSRGPPGETPVAAAPRPAPTLLPLLGLLLPRL, translated from the exons ATGCGGCCCCCGACGGCTCGGGACCTGCCCCGAG GCGGGCGCCTGGcggccctgctgctggcagcgctGGCGTGGGTGCCCGGTGGGTCGCCCGCCTGCCCCGCACTCTGCACCTGCTACGTCTCGCCGCCCACCGTCAGCTGCCAGGCCAACAACTTCTCCTCAGTGCCCGCGGGGCTCCCGCCTGGCGCCCGCCGCCTCTTCCTGCAGAACAACGTCATCAGGGCGCTGCGGGCGGGCACCTTCGGGCCCAGCACCGTCACCCTCTGGCTCTACTCCAACAACATCTCCTCCATCCAGCCGGGCACTTTCCGCCACCTGCCCGCCCTCGAGGAGCTCGACCTGGGTGACAACCCGCACCTCCGCGTCCTGGCGCCCGACACCTTCCATGGCCTCCGGCGCCTCCAGGCCCTGCACCTCTACCGGTGCCAGCTGGCCAGCCTGCCCAGCGCCATCTTCCGTGGCCTCCACAGCCTCCAGTACCTCTACCTGCAGGAGAACGGGCTGCTCTACCTCCAG GACGATCTCTTTGCCGATTTGGCCAACCTGAGCCACCTCTTCCTGCATGGCAATCGGCTGCGAGCTCTGTCCGAGGGCGTTTTCCGCGGGCTGCCCAGCCTGGATCGTCTGCTGCTGCACGCCAACCGCCTGGCCACCGTGCACCGCCGCGCCTTCCGCGGCCTGGCCCGCCTCACCATCCTCTACCTGTTCAACAACAGCCTGGCGGCGTTGCCCGGGGACCCGCTGGCCGCGCTGCCCGCCCTGCAGTTCCTCCGCCTCAACGCCAACCCCTGGGCCTGCGACTGCCGCGCGCGCCCGCTCTGGGCCTGGTTCCGTCGCACTCGCGTCTCCAGCTCGCCCGTGCCCTGCGCCAGCCCCCCGCACCGCCGTGGCACTGACCTACGGAACCTGCGGCCCCGTGACTTCGACGGCTGCCCCgaggaggacgaggaggagCACGAAGGCAAAGATGAGGATGACAGCGACGGAGGTGGCGGCGGTGGCGGGGCGGTGGCTGTGGTGGGCACCCCCGGGCGGGCGCTAGGCCGCCCCGGCACCCTGCCTGCCGCACCGCCTTCCGCCTTCTACCGTGACGGGCTGCCGCCCCACGACCTGCGGGGCTCCCAGCCCCGGCCACCCCCTCCGTCCCGTGACTCCCGTGGCCCTCCCGGGGAAACCCCCGTGGCTGCGGCCCCCCGCCCAGCCCCCACCCTCCTGCCCCTGCTGGGCCTGCTCCTGCCCCGTCTCTGA